One region of Bombus affinis isolate iyBomAffi1 chromosome 5, iyBomAffi1.2, whole genome shotgun sequence genomic DNA includes:
- the LOC126916691 gene encoding scoloptoxin SSD14-like isoform X1, whose protein sequence is MVIKNRLFLTQRKNMTSSPSSSTSSAYASTDEHRQYYSNDTRNFVGSDDVGTTRLLRSYSPRRSKAGRFFATLRLDKSYINAKNTIIVGIILATVIITIIAICSVYGTSRDVEIQENEDVPPDPEILLPPSWSKLKIFKRGAVCADAALCANIGKSILEKNGSAVDATIAAMICNGLVNMQSMGIGGGFFMTIYDKASKRAYTLTARDRAPLAANATMYQGKPKEATLYGPLTIAVPGELAGYWEVHQRFGKLPWIDLFRPSIELCEKGYNLTKVQHDGFRYNAKNILKDRVLKELFVDPKTNDFYKPGSIIRPKVFCKTLRVIAEKGASELYNGTLGKLLVQDLQERGAIITMKDLNNYRATWDEPLESSLSNGMKLFTVGLPASGALLTYILHIFDRFNFTPDSLADFNKTALTYHRMIETFKYAYAMRNDMADKEFVDMEELTNNLMSKTRAQETQMMINDYKTWDDPAHYGARMLSSAKDQGTAHVSVLAPNGDAVSATSSINFYFGSGVASESTGILLNNGMNDFGIPSAINYFGIPPSPNNNIAPGKRPLSSMVPSILVDENDDVRMVVGASGGTRITTTVAQIMAKIIWMNQTVKEAVDAPRIHHQLIPPNVSYEYGVPKQIIDELKKIGHKTARYRIRGSVACIIYTKNNTVYGNADFRKEGDVYGVD, encoded by the exons ATGGTGATCAAAAATCGTCTGTTTTTGACA CAGCGAAAAAATATGACTTCCTCACCTTCGTCCAGTACCAGTTCCGCATACGCTAGTACTGACGAACATCGTCAGTACTACAGTAACGATACACGAAATTTCGTTGGTTCGGACGATGTCGGAACAACTCGGCTATTGCGTTCATATTCACCTCGTCGTAGCAAAGCGGGAAGATTCTTCGCGACACTGCGACTCGACAA aTCCTATATTAATGCGAAAAATACTATAATAGTAGGGATAATATTAGCCACAGtaattattacaataatagCAATCTGCAGTGTTTATGGAACCAGTAGGGACGTAGAAATTCAAGAAAATGAAGATGTACCACCCGATCCGGAAATACTATTACCTCCGTCATGGagcaaattaaaaatttttaaacGTGGTGCCGTTTGTGCAGATGCTGCACTATGTGCTAACATTGGCAA ATCAATACTAGAAAAAAATGGCTCTGCAGTGGATGCAACCATAGCTGCAATGATTTGCAATGGTCTCGTGAATATGCAAAGTATGGGTATTGGGGGCGGATTTTTTATGACAATTTACGATAAAGCCTCCAAGCGTGCATACACGTTAACCGCAAGAGATCGTGCTCCGTTAGCTGCAAACGCTACTATGTATCAAGGGAAGCCCAAAGAGGCGACATTGTACG GTCCGTTGACTATCGCTGTTCCTGGGGAATTGGCAGGGTATTGGGAAGTTCATCAACGTTTCGGTAAATTACCATGGATTGACTTATTCAGGCCCTCGATCGAACTGTGCGAAAAAGGATATAATTTGACAAAAGTTCAACACGATGGATTCagatataatgcaaaaaatattttaaaggatcgcgtattaaa GGAATTATTTGTAGATCCAAAGACGAACGACTTTTATAAACCAGGTTCGATTATTAGGCCCAAAGTATTTTGCAAAACTTTACGAGTAATCGCAGAGAAGGGAGCCTCAGAATTGTACAATGGGACATTGGGTAAACTTTTAGTACAAGACTTACAAGAAAGAGGGGCAATAATAACAATGAAAGATTTGAACAATTACAG AGCAACATGGGATGAACCACTTGAGTCGAGTCTCTCCAATGGAATGAAACTTTTTACAGTCGGTTTACCCGCTAGTGGAGCACTTCTCACCtacattttgcatatttttgatagatttaattttacacCTGATAGTTTAGCTGATTTTAACAAAACCGCACTTACGTATCATCGAATGATAGAGACGTTTAAATATGCGTACGCGATGAGAAACGATATGGCTGATAAAGAATTCGTCGATATGGAAGAA TTAACAAACAACCTAATGTCGAAAACTCGCGCACAAGAAACACAAATGATGATAAATGATTATAAAACGTGGGATGACCCAGCGCATTATGGAGCGCGCATGTTGAGCAGCGCAAAGGATCAAGGAACTGCTCATGTTTCAGTATTAGCGCCAAATGGGGACGCAGTCTCAGCTACTAGTAGTATCAATTTCTA TTTTGGAAGCGGAGTAGCTAGCGAAAGTACTGGAATATTATTGAATAATGGGATGAATGATTTTGGTATACCGTCAGCAATTAATTACTTCGGTATTCCACCTAGTCCGAACAATAATATCGCTCCTGGAAAAAGGCCTTTGTCATCTATGGTACCTTCGATCCTTGTCGATGAAAATGATGATGTAAGAATGGTCGTTGGTGCATCTGGTGGTACTAGGATCACCACGACAGTTGCTCAG ATAATGGCTAAGATTATATGGATGAATCAAACAGTGAAGGAAGCAGTGGATGCTCCTAGGATACATCATCAGTTGATCCCGCCAAACGTGTCATACGAGTATGGTGTACCAAAGCAAATAATTGATGAGTTGAAAAAGATTGGCCACAAGACTGCTCGTTACAGAATTCGTGGTAGCGTAGCTTGCATCATTTACACTAAGAACAATACAGTATACGGGAATGCGGACTTCCGGAAAGAAGGAGACGTGTATGGAGTCGATTAA
- the LOC126916691 gene encoding scoloptoxin SSD14-like isoform X3 — translation MTRRHSLAEIEESRKELRSYINAKNTIIVGIILATVIITIIAICSVYGTSRDVEIQENEDVPPDPEILLPPSWSKLKIFKRGAVCADAALCANIGKSILEKNGSAVDATIAAMICNGLVNMQSMGIGGGFFMTIYDKASKRAYTLTARDRAPLAANATMYQGKPKEATLYGPLTIAVPGELAGYWEVHQRFGKLPWIDLFRPSIELCEKGYNLTKVQHDGFRYNAKNILKDRVLKELFVDPKTNDFYKPGSIIRPKVFCKTLRVIAEKGASELYNGTLGKLLVQDLQERGAIITMKDLNNYRATWDEPLESSLSNGMKLFTVGLPASGALLTYILHIFDRFNFTPDSLADFNKTALTYHRMIETFKYAYAMRNDMADKEFVDMEELTNNLMSKTRAQETQMMINDYKTWDDPAHYGARMLSSAKDQGTAHVSVLAPNGDAVSATSSINFYFGSGVASESTGILLNNGMNDFGIPSAINYFGIPPSPNNNIAPGKRPLSSMVPSILVDENDDVRMVVGASGGTRITTTVAQIMAKIIWMNQTVKEAVDAPRIHHQLIPPNVSYEYGVPKQIIDELKKIGHKTARYRIRGSVACIIYTKNNTVYGNADFRKEGDVYGVD, via the exons ATGACAAGGAGACACAGCTTAGCGGAAATAGAGGAGTCGAGGAAGGAATTAAG aTCCTATATTAATGCGAAAAATACTATAATAGTAGGGATAATATTAGCCACAGtaattattacaataatagCAATCTGCAGTGTTTATGGAACCAGTAGGGACGTAGAAATTCAAGAAAATGAAGATGTACCACCCGATCCGGAAATACTATTACCTCCGTCATGGagcaaattaaaaatttttaaacGTGGTGCCGTTTGTGCAGATGCTGCACTATGTGCTAACATTGGCAA ATCAATACTAGAAAAAAATGGCTCTGCAGTGGATGCAACCATAGCTGCAATGATTTGCAATGGTCTCGTGAATATGCAAAGTATGGGTATTGGGGGCGGATTTTTTATGACAATTTACGATAAAGCCTCCAAGCGTGCATACACGTTAACCGCAAGAGATCGTGCTCCGTTAGCTGCAAACGCTACTATGTATCAAGGGAAGCCCAAAGAGGCGACATTGTACG GTCCGTTGACTATCGCTGTTCCTGGGGAATTGGCAGGGTATTGGGAAGTTCATCAACGTTTCGGTAAATTACCATGGATTGACTTATTCAGGCCCTCGATCGAACTGTGCGAAAAAGGATATAATTTGACAAAAGTTCAACACGATGGATTCagatataatgcaaaaaatattttaaaggatcgcgtattaaa GGAATTATTTGTAGATCCAAAGACGAACGACTTTTATAAACCAGGTTCGATTATTAGGCCCAAAGTATTTTGCAAAACTTTACGAGTAATCGCAGAGAAGGGAGCCTCAGAATTGTACAATGGGACATTGGGTAAACTTTTAGTACAAGACTTACAAGAAAGAGGGGCAATAATAACAATGAAAGATTTGAACAATTACAG AGCAACATGGGATGAACCACTTGAGTCGAGTCTCTCCAATGGAATGAAACTTTTTACAGTCGGTTTACCCGCTAGTGGAGCACTTCTCACCtacattttgcatatttttgatagatttaattttacacCTGATAGTTTAGCTGATTTTAACAAAACCGCACTTACGTATCATCGAATGATAGAGACGTTTAAATATGCGTACGCGATGAGAAACGATATGGCTGATAAAGAATTCGTCGATATGGAAGAA TTAACAAACAACCTAATGTCGAAAACTCGCGCACAAGAAACACAAATGATGATAAATGATTATAAAACGTGGGATGACCCAGCGCATTATGGAGCGCGCATGTTGAGCAGCGCAAAGGATCAAGGAACTGCTCATGTTTCAGTATTAGCGCCAAATGGGGACGCAGTCTCAGCTACTAGTAGTATCAATTTCTA TTTTGGAAGCGGAGTAGCTAGCGAAAGTACTGGAATATTATTGAATAATGGGATGAATGATTTTGGTATACCGTCAGCAATTAATTACTTCGGTATTCCACCTAGTCCGAACAATAATATCGCTCCTGGAAAAAGGCCTTTGTCATCTATGGTACCTTCGATCCTTGTCGATGAAAATGATGATGTAAGAATGGTCGTTGGTGCATCTGGTGGTACTAGGATCACCACGACAGTTGCTCAG ATAATGGCTAAGATTATATGGATGAATCAAACAGTGAAGGAAGCAGTGGATGCTCCTAGGATACATCATCAGTTGATCCCGCCAAACGTGTCATACGAGTATGGTGTACCAAAGCAAATAATTGATGAGTTGAAAAAGATTGGCCACAAGACTGCTCGTTACAGAATTCGTGGTAGCGTAGCTTGCATCATTTACACTAAGAACAATACAGTATACGGGAATGCGGACTTCCGGAAAGAAGGAGACGTGTATGGAGTCGATTAA
- the LOC126916691 gene encoding scoloptoxin SSD14-like isoform X2, which yields MTSSPSSSTSSAYASTDEHRQYYSNDTRNFVGSDDVGTTRLLRSYSPRRSKAGRFFATLRLDKSYINAKNTIIVGIILATVIITIIAICSVYGTSRDVEIQENEDVPPDPEILLPPSWSKLKIFKRGAVCADAALCANIGKSILEKNGSAVDATIAAMICNGLVNMQSMGIGGGFFMTIYDKASKRAYTLTARDRAPLAANATMYQGKPKEATLYGPLTIAVPGELAGYWEVHQRFGKLPWIDLFRPSIELCEKGYNLTKVQHDGFRYNAKNILKDRVLKELFVDPKTNDFYKPGSIIRPKVFCKTLRVIAEKGASELYNGTLGKLLVQDLQERGAIITMKDLNNYRATWDEPLESSLSNGMKLFTVGLPASGALLTYILHIFDRFNFTPDSLADFNKTALTYHRMIETFKYAYAMRNDMADKEFVDMEELTNNLMSKTRAQETQMMINDYKTWDDPAHYGARMLSSAKDQGTAHVSVLAPNGDAVSATSSINFYFGSGVASESTGILLNNGMNDFGIPSAINYFGIPPSPNNNIAPGKRPLSSMVPSILVDENDDVRMVVGASGGTRITTTVAQIMAKIIWMNQTVKEAVDAPRIHHQLIPPNVSYEYGVPKQIIDELKKIGHKTARYRIRGSVACIIYTKNNTVYGNADFRKEGDVYGVD from the exons ATGACTTCCTCACCTTCGTCCAGTACCAGTTCCGCATACGCTAGTACTGACGAACATCGTCAGTACTACAGTAACGATACACGAAATTTCGTTGGTTCGGACGATGTCGGAACAACTCGGCTATTGCGTTCATATTCACCTCGTCGTAGCAAAGCGGGAAGATTCTTCGCGACACTGCGACTCGACAA aTCCTATATTAATGCGAAAAATACTATAATAGTAGGGATAATATTAGCCACAGtaattattacaataatagCAATCTGCAGTGTTTATGGAACCAGTAGGGACGTAGAAATTCAAGAAAATGAAGATGTACCACCCGATCCGGAAATACTATTACCTCCGTCATGGagcaaattaaaaatttttaaacGTGGTGCCGTTTGTGCAGATGCTGCACTATGTGCTAACATTGGCAA ATCAATACTAGAAAAAAATGGCTCTGCAGTGGATGCAACCATAGCTGCAATGATTTGCAATGGTCTCGTGAATATGCAAAGTATGGGTATTGGGGGCGGATTTTTTATGACAATTTACGATAAAGCCTCCAAGCGTGCATACACGTTAACCGCAAGAGATCGTGCTCCGTTAGCTGCAAACGCTACTATGTATCAAGGGAAGCCCAAAGAGGCGACATTGTACG GTCCGTTGACTATCGCTGTTCCTGGGGAATTGGCAGGGTATTGGGAAGTTCATCAACGTTTCGGTAAATTACCATGGATTGACTTATTCAGGCCCTCGATCGAACTGTGCGAAAAAGGATATAATTTGACAAAAGTTCAACACGATGGATTCagatataatgcaaaaaatattttaaaggatcgcgtattaaa GGAATTATTTGTAGATCCAAAGACGAACGACTTTTATAAACCAGGTTCGATTATTAGGCCCAAAGTATTTTGCAAAACTTTACGAGTAATCGCAGAGAAGGGAGCCTCAGAATTGTACAATGGGACATTGGGTAAACTTTTAGTACAAGACTTACAAGAAAGAGGGGCAATAATAACAATGAAAGATTTGAACAATTACAG AGCAACATGGGATGAACCACTTGAGTCGAGTCTCTCCAATGGAATGAAACTTTTTACAGTCGGTTTACCCGCTAGTGGAGCACTTCTCACCtacattttgcatatttttgatagatttaattttacacCTGATAGTTTAGCTGATTTTAACAAAACCGCACTTACGTATCATCGAATGATAGAGACGTTTAAATATGCGTACGCGATGAGAAACGATATGGCTGATAAAGAATTCGTCGATATGGAAGAA TTAACAAACAACCTAATGTCGAAAACTCGCGCACAAGAAACACAAATGATGATAAATGATTATAAAACGTGGGATGACCCAGCGCATTATGGAGCGCGCATGTTGAGCAGCGCAAAGGATCAAGGAACTGCTCATGTTTCAGTATTAGCGCCAAATGGGGACGCAGTCTCAGCTACTAGTAGTATCAATTTCTA TTTTGGAAGCGGAGTAGCTAGCGAAAGTACTGGAATATTATTGAATAATGGGATGAATGATTTTGGTATACCGTCAGCAATTAATTACTTCGGTATTCCACCTAGTCCGAACAATAATATCGCTCCTGGAAAAAGGCCTTTGTCATCTATGGTACCTTCGATCCTTGTCGATGAAAATGATGATGTAAGAATGGTCGTTGGTGCATCTGGTGGTACTAGGATCACCACGACAGTTGCTCAG ATAATGGCTAAGATTATATGGATGAATCAAACAGTGAAGGAAGCAGTGGATGCTCCTAGGATACATCATCAGTTGATCCCGCCAAACGTGTCATACGAGTATGGTGTACCAAAGCAAATAATTGATGAGTTGAAAAAGATTGGCCACAAGACTGCTCGTTACAGAATTCGTGGTAGCGTAGCTTGCATCATTTACACTAAGAACAATACAGTATACGGGAATGCGGACTTCCGGAAAGAAGGAGACGTGTATGGAGTCGATTAA
- the LOC126916699 gene encoding nuclear protein 1: MSDYYVDEYEHFNYDYDKHIFTGHSGKQRSKREALAHTNHFDPCGHSRKILTKLMNSEHNKRNVGKTKA; the protein is encoded by the coding sequence ATGTCTGACTACTACGTTGACGAATACGAACACTTCAACTACGATTACGACAAGCATATTTTTACCGGTCACAGTGGAAAACAGCGAAGCAAACGCGAGGCTCTTGCACATACAAATCATTTCGATCCGTGCGGCCATTCCAGAAAGATTCTCACCAAATTGATGAATTCTGAACACAACAAACGGAATGTTGGAAAGACCAAAGCATAA